Proteins co-encoded in one Pan paniscus chromosome 23, NHGRI_mPanPan1-v2.0_pri, whole genome shotgun sequence genomic window:
- the TOP3B gene encoding DNA topoisomerase 3-beta-1 isoform X4 gives MNKAHGGEKTVFRARFSSITDTDICNAMACLGEPDHNEALSVDARQELDLRIGCAFTRFQTKYFQGKYGDLDSSLISFGPCQTPTLGFCVERHDKIQSFKPETYWVLQAKVNTDKDRSLLLDWDRVRVFDREIAQMFLNMTKLEKEAQVEATSRKEKAKQRPLALNTVEMLRVASSSLGMGPQHAMQTAERLYTQGYISYPRTETTHYPENFDLKGSLRQQANHPYWADTVKRLLAEGINRPRKGHDAGDHPPITPMKSATEAELGGDAWRLYEYITRHFIATVSHDCKYLQSTISFRIGPELFTCSGKTVLSPGFTEVMPWQSVPLEESLPTCQRGDAFPVGEVKMLEKQTNPPDYLTEAELITLMEKHGIGTDASIPVHINNICQRNYVTVESGRRLKPTNLGIVLVHGYYKIDAELVLPTIRSAVEKQLNLIAQGKADYRQVLGHTLDVFKRKFHYFVDSIAGMDELMEVSFSPLAATGKPLSRCGKCHRFMKYIQAKPSRLHCSHCDETYTLPQNGTIKLYKELRCPLDDFELVLWSSGSRGKSYPLCPYCYNHPPFRDMKKGMGCNECTHPSCQHSLSMLGIGQCVECESGVLVLDPTSGPKWKVACNKCNVVAHCFENAHRVRVSADTCSVCEAALLDVDFNKAKSPLPGDETQHMGCVFCDPVFQELVELKHAASCHPMHRGGPGRRQGRGRGRARRPPGKPNPRRPKDKMSALAAYFV, from the exons ATGAACAAGGCCCATGGTGGCGAGAAGACCGTGTTTCGGGCCAGGTTTAGCTCCATCACGGACACAGACATCTGTAATGCCATGGCCTGCCTGGGCGAGCCTGACCACAACGAGGCGCTCTCAGTGGATGCTCGCCAGGAGCTGGACCTGCGAATCGGCTGTGCGTTCACCAG GTTTCAGACTAAATATTTCCAGGGGAAATACGGTGATTTAGACAGCTCTCTCATCTCCTTTGGGCCATGTCAGACTCCAACCCTGGGATTCTGTGTGGAGAGACATGATAAAATCCAGTCCTTCAAACCAGAGACCTACTGGGTGCTGCAGGCCAAG GTTAACACTGACAAAGACAGGTCTCTCCTTTTGGACTGGGACCGAGTAAGAGTGTTCGACCGGGAGATCGCACAGATGTTTTTAAACATGACAAAGCTGGAGAAGGAAGCCCAG GTGGAGGCCACAAGCAGGAAAGAAAAGGCCAAGCAGAGGCCCCTGGCCCTGAACACTGTGGAGATGCTGCGTGTGGCCAGCTCTTCTCTGG GCATGGGGCCGCAGCACGCCATGCAGACGGCTGAGCGGCTCTACACGCAAGGCTACATCAGCTACCCACGGACAGAGACCACCCACTACCCTGAGAACTTTGACCTGAAGGGCTCTCTGCGGCAGCAGGCCAACCACCCCTACTGGGCCGACACG GTGAAACGGTTGTTAGCAGAAGGTATCAACCGCCCGCGGAAAGGCCATGACGCCGGCGACCATCCCCCCATCACCCCCATGAAGTCTGCCACAGAGGCCGAATTAG GGGGTGACGCGTGGCGGCTCTATGAGTACATCACCAGACACTTCATCGCCACGGTCAGCCATGACTGCAAGTACCTGCAGAGCACCATCTCCTTCAGAATTGGGCCCGAGCTCTTCACCTGCTCCGGGAAGACCGTCCTCTCACCAG GCTTCACGGAGGTCATGCCCTGGCAGAGCGTGCCCCTGGAGGAGAGCCTGCCCACTTGCCAGCGGGGTGACGCCTTCCCTGTGGGCGAGGTGAAGATGCTGGAGAAGCAGACGAACCCACCCGACTACCTGACGGAGGCCGAGCTCATCACGCTCATGGAGAAGCATGGCATCG GCACAGATGCCAGCATCCCTGTGCATATCAACAACATCTGCCAGCGCAACTATGTCACGGTGGAGAGCGGGCGCCGGCTCAAGCCCACCAACCTCGGCATTGTCCTGGTGCACGGCTACTATAAGATTG ATGCAGAGCTGGTGCTCCCCACCATCCGCAGTGCAGTGGAGAAGCAGCTGAACCTGATCGCCCAGGGCAAGGCCGACTACCGCCAGGTCCTTGGCCACACCCTGGACGTGTTCAAGAGGAAGTTCCACTACTTTGTCGACTCCATTGCTG GCATGGATGAGTTGATGGAGGTGTCTTTCTCGCCCCTGGCGGCCACAGGCAAGCCCCTCTCACGCTGTGGGAAGTGCCACCGCTTCATGAAGTACATCCAG GCCAAGCCAAGCCGCCTGCACTGCTCCCACTGCGATGAGACCTACACGCTCCCCCAGAACGGCACCATCAAGCTCTACAAGGAGCTCCGCTGCCCTCTGGATGACTTCGAGCTGGTCCTGTGGTCATCAGGCTCTCGGGGCAAGAGCTACCCGCTGTGCCCCTACTGCTACAACCACCCACCCTTCCGAGACATGAAGAAAG GCATGGGCTGCAACGAGTGTACGCACCCCTCCTGCCAGCACTCGCTGAGCATGCTGGGCATCGGCCAGTGCGTGGAATGTGAGAGCGGGGTGCTGGTGCTGGACCCCACCTCGGGCCCCAAGTGGAAGGTGGCCTGCAACAAGTGCAATGTGGTAGCGCACTGCTTCGAGAACGCCCACCGCGTGCGGGTGTCCGCCGACACCTGCAGTGTCTGTGAGGCCGCCTTGCTTGATGTGGACTTCAACAAGGCCAAGTCCCCACTCCCGGGCGATGAGACGCAGCACATGGGCTGCGTCTTTTGTGACCCCGTCTTCCAGGAGCTGGTGGAGCTGAAGCATGCGGCCTCCTGCCACCCCATGCACCGCGGTGGACCAGGGAGAAGGCAGGGTCGAGGGCGGGGCCGGGCCAGGAGGCCCCCTGGGAAGCCCAACCCCAGACGGCCCAAGGACAAGATGTCAGCCCTGGCCGCCTACTTTGTATGA